In the Engystomops pustulosus chromosome 2, aEngPut4.maternal, whole genome shotgun sequence genome, one interval contains:
- the LOC140118669 gene encoding zinc finger protein 706-like, translating to MARGQQKIQSQQKNAKKQAEKKKHGNDQKAAAKAALVFTCPVCRTQMPDPKTFKQHFESKHPKSPMPPELVDVQA from the exons ATGGCTCGTGGACAGCAAAAGATCCAGTCGCAACAGAAGAATGCCAAGAAGCAGGCAGAGAAGAAAAAGCATGGCAATGACCAGAAAGCTGCAGCTAAAGCAGCCCTGGTCTTCacttgtcctgtgtgcagg ACACAGATGCCAGACCCAAAAACTTTCAAGCAGCATTTTGAAAGCAAACACCCTAAGTCTCCAATGCCTCCAGAATTAGTAGATGTGCAGGCATAa